The genomic stretch AGAGGTTCGGGCTCGACCCCGTCGAGCAGGCCATCGCCGACATCGCGGCCGGCCGCCCGGTCGTCGTCGTGGACGACGAGGACCGGGAGAACGAGGGCGACCTCGTCGTCGCCGCCGAAAAGGCGACCCCCGAGATCGTCGCCTTCATGATGAGCGAGTGCCGGGGACTCATCTGCGCCCCCATGGAGGGCCCGGAGCTGGACCGGCTGCGGCTGCCGCAGATGGTCGAGGACAACACCGAGTCCATGAAGACGGCGTTCACGGTGTCGGTCGACGCCTCCGCCGCGCACGGCGTGAGCACCGGCATCTCGGCCGCCGACCGCGCCACCACGCTCCAGCTGCTCGCGAGCGGCGCGGCCGAGCCGGCCGACTTCGTCCGCCCCGGCCATGTCTTCCCGCTGCGCGCCAAGCCCGGCGGCGTCCTCGTCCGCAACGGCCACACCGAGGCCGCCGTGGACCTCGCCCGGCTCGCGGGGCTCCGCCCGGCCGGCGCCATCGTGGAGATCGCCGGCGAGGACGGCCGGATGCTCCGGCTGCCCGAACTGATCCCGTTCGCCCGCAAGCACGGCCTGACGATCATCTCCATCGAGGACCTGATCGCCTACCGCCGCAGCAGCGAGCCCACCGTCCGCCGCGAGGCCGAGACCCGACTGCCCACCCGGCACGGCACGTTCACCGCCTACGGCTACCGCTCCACCGTCGACGGCGTCGAGCATGTCGCCCTGGTCCACGGCGAGATCGGCGACGGCGAGGACGTCCTGGTCCGCGTCCACTCCGAATGCCTCACCGGCGACGTCTTCGGCTCCCTGCGCTGCGACTGCGGTCCCCAGCTGGACACCGCCCTGGAGCGCATCCAGGACGAGGGCCGTGGCGTGGTGGTCTATCTGCGCGGCCACGAGGGCCGGGGCGTCGGCCTGCTGTCCAAGCTCCGGGCGTACGAACTCCAGGAGCAGGGCCGCGACACCCTCGACGCCAACCTCGAACTCGGCCTGCCCGCCGACGCCCGCGACTACGGCGCCGGCGCGCGGATCCTCGCCGATCTCGGCGTGCGCAGCGTCCGGCTGATGACCAACAACCCCGACAAGACCGACGCGCTGCTGCGCCACGGCCTGAAGGTCACCGGCCGCGAGCCCATGCCGATCCAGGCCGGCGAGCACAATCTCCGGTATCTGCGCACCAAGCGCGACCGGATGGGGCACGACCTGCCCTGGCTGGACACACCGGCCGTGGCCGCTTCCGCGGCCACGGCCGCCTGTGGCAACAAGTAAGCAGTGAGCAAGAAAGCACAAAGGCACAAAGGCACAAAGGCACAAAGGAGACACGTGAGCGGCAAGGGTGCACCGGAGCTGTCCGTACGCAACGCGAGCGACCTCAGGGTCGCCGTCATCGCGGCGCAGTGGCACGTGCAGGTGATGGACGGTCTGGTGAACGGCGCCCTGCGCGCCCTGCACGACCTGGGGATCGACGAGCCGACCCTGATCCGGGTCCCCGGCAGCTTCGAACTTCCGGTCGCCGCCAAGGCGCTGGCCGGGCGGGGCTACGACGCCGTGGTCGCCCTCGGCGTGGTCATCCGCGGCGGCACTCCCCACTTCGACTACGTGTGCCAGGGCGTCACCCACGGCCTCACCCAGGTCAGCGTCGAGACCGGTGTCCCCGTCGGCTTCGGCGTGCTCACCTGCGACACCGAGGAGCAGGCCCTGGACCGGGCCGGCCTGGAGGGCTCGAACGAGGACAAGGGCCACGAGGCGGTGACCGCCGCGGTCGCGACCGCCGCCACGCTCCGCTCAGTATCCGAACCCTGGCACTGAGGCACCGGCCGGAGCGCGTAGGGTAAGGAGCACCATGTCCAAGAAGACGTTCGAGGAGCTCTTCACCGAGCTCCAGCAGAAGGCCGCCCACGGCGACCCCGCCACCTCCCGCACCGCAGAGCTGGTCGGCAAGGGCGTCCATGCCATCGGCAAGAAGGTCGTCGAAGAGGCCGCCGAGGTCTGGATGGCCGCCGAGTACGAGGGCAAGGAGGCGGCCGCCGAGGAGATCTCCCAGCTGCTGTACCACGTCCAGGTGATGATGGTCGCCCGCGGGATCTCCCTGGACGACGTCTACGCCCATCTGTGAACCGCCTGCTGTACAAGCCGTACGAGCCGTAGAAACCCCTTCACGCAAAGGAAGCCGACCTCATGCTGCGCATCGCCGTCCCCAACAAGGGTTCACTGTCCGGCCCTGCGGCGGAGATGCTGCATGAGGCCGGCTACCAGCAGCGCCGCGAGTCCAAGGAGCTGCGGATCGTCGACCCGGAGAACGAGGTCGAGTTCTTCTACCTCCGCCCCCGCGACATCGCGATCTACGTCGCCTCCGGCCGCCTCGACCTGGGCATCACCGGCCGCGACCTGCTGATCGACTCCGGCGCCGACGCCGAGGAGATCCTGCCGCTCGGGTTCGCTCGCTCCACCTTCCGCTTCGCGGCCAAGCCGAACGCCGCGAACGGCATCCAGGACCTCAAGGGCAAGACGGTCGCCACCTCGTACGAGGGCATCGTCGCGGGCCACCTCGCCGACCACGGCATCGACGCCTCCGTCGTCCACCTGGACGGCGCCGTGGAGACCGCGATCCAGCTGGGCGTCGCCGAGGTCATCGCCGACGTCGTGGAGACCGGCACCAGCCTGCGCAACGCCGGCCTGGAGGTCTTCGGCGAGCCGATCATGAAGTCCGAGGCGATCGTCATCCGCCGCACCGGCGCCGACGGCGAGGAGGCTGATGAGTCGAAGGTTCAGCAGTTCCTGCGCCGCCTCCAGGGCGTCCTGGTCGCCCGGACGTACGTGATGATGGATTACGACTGCCGCGTCGAGCAGCTGGAGAAGGCCGTCGCGCTCACCCCCGGCCTGGAGTCGCCGACCGTCTCCCCGCTGCACAACGAGGGCTGGGTCGCGGTCCGCGCCATGGTCCCCGCCAAGGAGGCGCAGCGGATCATGGACGACCTGTACGCCATCGGTGCCCGCGCCATCCTCACCACGGCCATCCACGCCTGCCGCCTGTAAGGGACACGCACGAGATGTCCGACACGCCCACCCTTCCCGTCACCTTCCGGCCGGGCCACACCCGGGCCATCCTGCTCACCGCCGGTGTGGTGATCTTCCTGACCATCTCCTCGGTCGGGCTGCTGCTGGAGCAGCTCGGCCCGGGGGAGCGGGCGAGCTTCGCCGTCACCGGGGCGCTGATCTTCTGGGTCCTGGCCCTGCTGGCCCGGGTGAAGGTCGTCGCCGACGAGTCCGGCGTCACCGTGGTGAACATCGCCAGCAAGCGGCGCCTGGACTGGGCGGAGATCCTCCAGGTGAACCTCCGTCCGGGCGATCCCTGGGTGTTCCTCAACCTCAGCGACGGCACCAGCCTGCCCGCGCTCGGCATCCAGCCGGGCCTCGCCAAGCAGCGCGCCATCGCCGACGCGCAGGCCCTGCGGGCCCTCGCCGAAGCCCGCTCCACGGCCCATCCGGCGGAAGATCAGGGCTGACTGGGGGGTGCCTACCCTGCCCGAGCGGCCGGTGTCTTGATTAATCTGGTGGCGGAGGCCCTTTCGCTGCGCCTCCGCCCCTTGACGCCACCCGGTGCACAGGGGTTCCTGCTACCCGAGGAGTGACTCCCTCCAGCGATGGACGGATCGTCCTGTAGTACCTGCGCCGCCCCGACCCGACATACCGGGAAGGCGGTGGCAGCGTGACCATCCCCCTGCTGCTCCTCGGAGCGGCTTTCCTGCTGATCCTCGCCAACGGCTTCTTCGTGGCGGCCGAGTTCGGCCTGGTGACGGTCGAGTCGACGGACGCCGAGCAGGCCGCCGCCGACGGCGACCGACGGGCCCGCCGGGTCGCCGAGTCGCTCAAGGAGCTGTCCTTCCAGCTCTCCGGCACCCAGCTCGGCATCACCATCACCTCCCTCGTCGTCGGTATGCTCGCCGAACCGGCGCTGGCCCGGCTGCTGCGCGGCCCGTTCGCCGCCCTCGGCATCCCCGACGGAGCCGTCTCCGGCATAGCCGTGGTCGTCGGCATGCTGCTGGCCTCCGCCGTCCAGATGGTGGTCGGCGAGCTCGTGCCGAAGAACTGGGCGGTGTCCAAGCCACTGCAGGTCGCCCGGTTCGTGGCCGGCCCGCAGCACCACTTCTCCCGGCTGTTCCGACCGGTGATCGCCGCGCTCAACTCGGTCGCCAACCGGCTGGTGCGAGCGCTCGGCGTCGAGCCGGCCGAGGAACTGGCCTCCGCCCGTACCCCCGGCGAACTGGTGTCCCTCGCCCGGCACTCCGCCCGGGCCGGCGCCCTGGAGCAGGACACGGCCGACCTGTTCGTACGCACCCTGTCCCTGGGCGAGCTGACCGCGCAACACGTCATGACCCCGCGGGTGAAGGTCAGCGCCCTGCAGGACTCGGCCACCGCCGAGGACGTCGTGAACCTCACCCGGGCCACCGGACTGTCCCGCTTCCCCGTCTACCGGGAGAAGATCGACGACATCGTCGGCATGGCCCACCTCAAGGACGCGCTCGCCGTCCCGGTGCGCGACCGGCTGCGCACCCCGGTGACCCGCATCGCCCGTAAGGCGCTGCTGGTCCCCGAGACCCTGCCGGTCCAGCCCCTGCTCGCCCGGCTCCGCTCCGAGCAGCCGATCGCCGTCGTCGTCGACGAGTACGGCGGCACGGCGGGCGTGGTCACCCTGGAGGACATCGTCGAAGAGCTCGTCGGCGAGGTCCGCGACGAGCACGAC from Streptomyces roseochromogenus subsp. oscitans DS 12.976 encodes the following:
- a CDS encoding hemolysin family protein; this translates as MTIPLLLLGAAFLLILANGFFVAAEFGLVTVESTDAEQAAADGDRRARRVAESLKELSFQLSGTQLGITITSLVVGMLAEPALARLLRGPFAALGIPDGAVSGIAVVVGMLLASAVQMVVGELVPKNWAVSKPLQVARFVAGPQHHFSRLFRPVIAALNSVANRLVRALGVEPAEELASARTPGELVSLARHSARAGALEQDTADLFVRTLSLGELTAQHVMTPRVKVSALQDSATAEDVVNLTRATGLSRFPVYREKIDDIVGMAHLKDALAVPVRDRLRTPVTRIARKALLVPETLPVQPLLARLRSEQPIAVVVDEYGGTAGVVTLEDIVEELVGEVRDEHDATDMPELAAAPPEDGRPAWDVDGSCRVDILQRIGLDVPEGPYETVAGLVADVLGRIPAPGDRAELPGWRLSVRQVGHYRAERVRLVRTAPAANVVEAAR
- a CDS encoding PH domain-containing protein, encoding MSDTPTLPVTFRPGHTRAILLTAGVVIFLTISSVGLLLEQLGPGERASFAVTGALIFWVLALLARVKVVADESGVTVVNIASKRRLDWAEILQVNLRPGDPWVFLNLSDGTSLPALGIQPGLAKQRAIADAQALRALAEARSTAHPAEDQG
- a CDS encoding bifunctional 3,4-dihydroxy-2-butanone-4-phosphate synthase/GTP cyclohydrolase II; this translates as MTSAPPLYATDTIERFGLDPVEQAIADIAAGRPVVVVDDEDRENEGDLVVAAEKATPEIVAFMMSECRGLICAPMEGPELDRLRLPQMVEDNTESMKTAFTVSVDASAAHGVSTGISAADRATTLQLLASGAAEPADFVRPGHVFPLRAKPGGVLVRNGHTEAAVDLARLAGLRPAGAIVEIAGEDGRMLRLPELIPFARKHGLTIISIEDLIAYRRSSEPTVRREAETRLPTRHGTFTAYGYRSTVDGVEHVALVHGEIGDGEDVLVRVHSECLTGDVFGSLRCDCGPQLDTALERIQDEGRGVVVYLRGHEGRGVGLLSKLRAYELQEQGRDTLDANLELGLPADARDYGAGARILADLGVRSVRLMTNNPDKTDALLRHGLKVTGREPMPIQAGEHNLRYLRTKRDRMGHDLPWLDTPAVAASAATAACGNK
- the ribH gene encoding 6,7-dimethyl-8-ribityllumazine synthase, producing the protein MSGKGAPELSVRNASDLRVAVIAAQWHVQVMDGLVNGALRALHDLGIDEPTLIRVPGSFELPVAAKALAGRGYDAVVALGVVIRGGTPHFDYVCQGVTHGLTQVSVETGVPVGFGVLTCDTEEQALDRAGLEGSNEDKGHEAVTAAVATAATLRSVSEPWH
- a CDS encoding phosphoribosyl-ATP diphosphatase, with the translated sequence MSKKTFEELFTELQQKAAHGDPATSRTAELVGKGVHAIGKKVVEEAAEVWMAAEYEGKEAAAEEISQLLYHVQVMMVARGISLDDVYAHL
- the hisG gene encoding ATP phosphoribosyltransferase; translation: MLRIAVPNKGSLSGPAAEMLHEAGYQQRRESKELRIVDPENEVEFFYLRPRDIAIYVASGRLDLGITGRDLLIDSGADAEEILPLGFARSTFRFAAKPNAANGIQDLKGKTVATSYEGIVAGHLADHGIDASVVHLDGAVETAIQLGVAEVIADVVETGTSLRNAGLEVFGEPIMKSEAIVIRRTGADGEEADESKVQQFLRRLQGVLVARTYVMMDYDCRVEQLEKAVALTPGLESPTVSPLHNEGWVAVRAMVPAKEAQRIMDDLYAIGARAILTTAIHACRL